One segment of Rickettsiella grylli DNA contains the following:
- a CDS encoding ankyrin repeat domain-containing protein produces the protein MKRSSNPLRPPLLDSHTVPPELVDVFRGTHISDNVNPVTNIEEALYDACYKGHVKKVKRLIKSGAHVNSVNLNGDTPLYAACSKGHVEIVNKLIKHGALVDLTNNNEKTTPLYQASKQGYTEIVRLLIEHGADINLPDKDGTTSLHCAYFKGHNEILELFIKNEATLYETKERLFYTSCLTGNLQAATLFIKYGINVNLENIFGTPLAWACSCGHTEIAKLLINNGAVVNVMDNGETLLYSACSNGYTGIAKLLIENGANVNLLSNCEKKTPLCQASQQGHTEIVKLLIDSGADINQVDQDGIIPVYYAFFEDYNDIVALFLENKATTRECKEGLLCCACKHGNFEIAKLLIQHGVDVNLEGNGDDGTALDLACSNGHVEIAKLLIQNGANINAMNRYGGTSLSFASSENHTEIIKLLIDSGADINLPDDRGVTVLYSTCSKDQTEVATLLTNKGAKVNIASNSGRTSLYHASKQGNSTIVKNLLSCGAYVDAASNSGRTALCHARLKEHREIVELLIYSAMLQNIADETPNFIQKDEKLSAVWDTLRKIEAIKEIKSKIVFSFYDLTEKDVDILSKSITNRDLKFLREQVFPDYTDGLIKRLEAIHLHKKERSETIDALLSNSCFKYNLFSHASEQNRNQNVQLTEDDIRMILEFLETKDLKTMTQAVNMPYSFNNS, from the coding sequence ATGAAGCGATCATCTAATCCTTTACGTCCTCCCCTGCTAGATTCTCATACCGTTCCACCCGAACTAGTGGACGTATTTAGAGGAACCCACATTAGTGATAACGTTAATCCAGTTACCAATATTGAAGAAGCGCTCTATGATGCCTGTTATAAAGGACACGTGAAAAAAGTAAAGCGACTTATAAAAAGTGGAGCTCACGTTAATTCAGTTAATCTTAATGGAGACACGCCGCTCTACGCCGCATGTAGTAAAGGTCATGTTGAGATAGTAAATAAGCTGATAAAACACGGCGCTCTTGTTGATTTAACGAATAACAATGAAAAAACAACACCACTTTACCAAGCCTCTAAGCAAGGTTACACCGAAATAGTAAGATTACTTATAGAACATGGAGCTGATATAAATCTCCCTGACAAAGATGGCACAACATCCCTGCATTGTGCGTATTTTAAAGGTCATAATGAGATTCTAGAATTATTCATAAAAAATGAAGCCACATTGTACGAAACCAAAGAAAGATTATTTTATACGTCTTGTTTAACAGGTAACCTACAAGCGGCAACATTATTTATAAAGTATGGAATTAATGTTAACCTAGAAAATATTTTCGGAACACCTTTGGCTTGGGCCTGTTCATGCGGTCATACTGAGATCGCAAAATTGCTTATTAACAATGGCGCTGTTGTCAATGTCATGGACAACGGAGAAACGTTATTGTATTCCGCCTGCTCAAACGGTTATACCGGGATCGCAAAACTGCTTATTGAAAATGGCGCTAACGTTAATTTACTCAGTAACTGCGAAAAAAAAACACCTCTCTGCCAAGCTTCTCAACAAGGTCACACTGAAATCGTAAAATTACTGATAGATTCAGGCGCTGACATAAATCAAGTTGATCAAGATGGCATAATACCTGTGTATTATGCGTTTTTTGAAGATTATAATGACATCGTCGCGTTGTTTTTAGAAAATAAAGCAACGACGCGCGAATGTAAAGAAGGATTATTATGTTGCGCCTGTAAACACGGTAATTTTGAGATAGCAAAATTGCTCATACAGCATGGTGTTGATGTTAATTTAGAGGGGAATGGAGATGATGGGACGGCATTGGATTTGGCCTGCTCAAACGGCCATGTCGAGATCGCAAAATTACTTATTCAAAATGGCGCTAACATTAATGCAATGAATCGTTATGGAGGAACATCATTATCTTTTGCTTCTTCAGAAAACCATACTGAAATTATAAAATTACTGATAGATTCAGGCGCTGACATTAATTTACCGGATGACCGTGGAGTTACTGTTCTCTATAGTACCTGTTCTAAAGATCAAACTGAAGTTGCAACGTTACTAACCAATAAAGGAGCTAAAGTTAATATTGCAAGTAATAGCGGAAGAACCTCTCTTTATCATGCGTCTAAACAAGGTAATTCCACAATAGTAAAAAATCTTCTGAGCTGCGGGGCTTATGTTGATGCAGCGAGCAATAGTGGTCGAACAGCACTTTGTCATGCGCGTTTAAAAGAGCATAGAGAGATAGTAGAATTACTTATTTATAGTGCAATGCTTCAAAATATAGCGGACGAAACGCCAAACTTCATACAAAAGGATGAGAAATTATCAGCTGTTTGGGATACATTACGTAAAATTGAAGCAATAAAAGAAATTAAATCCAAAATAGTGTTTTCTTTCTATGATTTAACCGAAAAAGATGTCGATATCTTATCGAAATCTATTACAAACAGAGATTTAAAATTTCTAAGAGAACAGGTATTTCCCGATTATACCGATGGTCTGATAAAAAGATTAGAAGCAATTCATTTACATAAAAAAGAAAGGAGTGAAACGATAGACGCACTTCTTTCCAATTCCTGCTTTAAATATAATCTGTTTTCTCACGCTTCCGAACAAAACAGAAATCAAAATGTACAGTTAACCGAAGATGATATAAGAATGATCTTAGAATTCTTAGAGACTAAAGATCTAAAAACAATGACTCAAGCGGTTAATATGCCTTATTCTTTCAATAACTCATAA
- a CDS encoding CatB-related O-acetyltransferase gives MINPNIKFPMPNITRLCFLKNIVKNPNIIVGEYTYYDDPENVENFNKNVLYHFDFIGDKLIIGKFCQIATNVRFIMNGANHATNGFSSFPFRAFGNEWQDVPLTPDYKGDTIIGNDVWIGYDAMLMPGVKVGDGAIIASRSVVTKDIEAYSIVGGNPAQLIRKRFDDETIHKLINLAWWNWSFQKITEKAKKITEANEKLFDEPESP, from the coding sequence ATGATTAATCCAAATATTAAATTTCCTATGCCTAATATAACTCGACTGTGCTTTTTAAAAAACATTGTGAAGAACCCGAACATTATCGTAGGCGAATATACCTATTACGATGATCCTGAAAATGTTGAGAATTTTAACAAAAACGTGTTGTACCACTTTGACTTCATTGGCGATAAGCTGATTATCGGCAAATTCTGTCAAATAGCCACTAATGTACGCTTCATTATGAATGGAGCTAATCATGCAACCAATGGTTTTTCGAGTTTCCCGTTTCGTGCGTTTGGCAATGAATGGCAAGATGTACCTCTTACTCCAGATTATAAAGGTGATACTATCATTGGAAATGACGTTTGGATTGGCTATGATGCGATGCTCATGCCTGGAGTAAAAGTAGGTGATGGTGCCATTATTGCATCGCGATCGGTTGTAACCAAAGATATAGAAGCCTATTCAATTGTTGGTGGTAATCCTGCTCAATTGATTCGCAAACGATTTGATGATGAAACGATTCACAAATTAATCAATCTCGCTTGGTGGAATTGGTCGTTTCAAAAAATTACTGAGAAAGCAAAAAAAATTACTGAAGCTAATGAAAAATTGTTTGATGAGCCTGAAAGTCCCTGA
- a CDS encoding carbamoyltransferase C-terminal domain-containing protein, with the protein MSPFDLPYFGPDFHETDYKKAIEKFGDQITSKEFSVSDVVKEAAKWIINRKIIAWMQDRMEFGPRALGNRSILADPTDPNMRDRINLLVKQRESFRPFAPSVKVEKAHHYFDIPHGREFPHMLYTVPVKKEYKSIFPAITHVDGSARIQTVNRHYAEKYWLLLDAVEQLSGIPLVLNTSFNMRGQPIVCTPEEAIKTLISAKLDALFMGNFLITVNYQMPVYQ; encoded by the coding sequence ATGTCGCCTTTTGATTTACCTTATTTTGGACCAGATTTTCATGAAACCGATTATAAAAAAGCAATTGAAAAATTTGGTGATCAAATTACATCAAAAGAATTTTCTGTTTCTGATGTTGTTAAGGAAGCAGCTAAGTGGATAATAAATCGAAAGATCATTGCTTGGATGCAAGATCGTATGGAGTTTGGACCTAGGGCTTTAGGTAATCGGAGTATACTGGCAGATCCCACCGATCCTAATATGCGGGATCGTATTAATTTATTGGTTAAACAACGTGAGTCTTTTCGTCCTTTTGCTCCTTCAGTTAAAGTTGAAAAGGCTCATCATTATTTTGATATACCTCATGGACGTGAATTTCCGCACATGCTTTATACAGTACCAGTTAAAAAGGAATACAAATCAATTTTCCCTGCAATTACACACGTTGACGGCTCCGCGCGTATTCAAACAGTTAATAGACATTACGCTGAAAAATATTGGCTTTTGCTTGATGCAGTCGAACAGCTATCGGGTATTCCTTTAGTACTCAATACTTCTTTTAATATGAGAGGACAACCTATTGTGTGCACACCAGAGGAAGCAATTAAAACTTTAATTTCAGCAAAACTTGATGCGCTATTTATGGGTAATTTTTTGATTACAGTTAATTATCAGATGCCAGTTTATCAATAA
- a CDS encoding helix-turn-helix domain-containing protein, producing MKKSILKVVHESAKGLYDAGLLEAETMRTFDALCLPPVHELSPRQIKRLRLREKVSQPVFAAFLNITPSTIKKWETGEKHPSGTSLKLLNLVEKKGLEALA from the coding sequence ATGAAAAAATCAATACTTAAAGTAGTCCATGAATCTGCAAAAGGCTTGTATGATGCTGGCTTGCTAGAAGCAGAAACAATGCGTACCTTTGATGCCCTGTGTTTACCTCCTGTACATGAATTAAGCCCTCGTCAGATAAAGCGCCTTAGATTGCGTGAGAAAGTGAGCCAACCGGTGTTTGCTGCTTTTTTAAATATAACACCCTCTACTATAAAAAAGTGGGAAACTGGAGAAAAACACCCCAGTGGAACTTCATTAAAGCTACTTAACCTAGTAGAAAAAAAAGGTCTAGAAGCCTTAGCTTGA
- a CDS encoding putative toxin-antitoxin system toxin component, PIN family gives MEIVSSLEILEEYSRVSDILSKKYPHVDLAPFINLIIKDSLLFKPIKLKTPVSRDPDDDKFIAVALAANCRIIISGDNDLLSITGYKDIEIINPNEFWKKYLK, from the coding sequence ATTGAGATTGTCTCTTCTCTAGAAATTTTAGAAGAATATAGTAGGGTAAGTGATATCTTATCCAAGAAATATCCTCATGTAGATTTAGCCCCATTTATCAATTTAATAATTAAAGATAGTCTACTTTTTAAACCAATAAAGTTGAAAACACCGGTTTCTCGTGATCCTGATGATGATAAATTTATTGCAGTAGCTCTGGCTGCAAATTGCCGCATAATTATTAGCGGGGATAATGATTTGTTGAGTATAACGGGATATAAAGATATCGAAATTATTAATCCTAACGAGTTTTGGAAAAAATATTTGAAATAG
- a CDS encoding GrpB family protein, giving the protein MIDYKTGSAKAKQLEAEDNIIIESYNTNWTKLAEAEIKAIKRISNQLSYVSIKHLGSTAVPELSSKPIIDIFIAVNSIEEAKQWIKPLETFAYVFWNENPNKSHLRFFKGIPPFGEKRTHHIHIVQSGNSTIEHSVLFRDILRRDQKIRLEYEALKIQLSQSHLTNRELYTDKKGEFIKKILRENIAI; this is encoded by the coding sequence ATGATCGATTATAAGACCGGCTCGGCAAAAGCCAAACAATTAGAGGCGGAAGATAATATTATTATTGAGTCTTATAATACTAATTGGACTAAACTAGCGGAAGCCGAAATTAAAGCAATTAAAAGAATTTCAAATCAATTATCGTATGTTTCAATAAAGCATTTAGGTAGCACTGCTGTGCCAGAGCTTTCAAGCAAGCCAATCATTGATATTTTTATTGCTGTAAACTCTATAGAAGAAGCTAAGCAATGGATTAAGCCACTTGAAACATTTGCTTATGTTTTTTGGAATGAGAACCCAAATAAATCTCATTTGAGATTTTTTAAAGGCATACCACCCTTTGGCGAAAAAAGAACTCATCATATTCATATTGTTCAGAGCGGTAATAGTACCATTGAACATAGCGTTTTATTTAGAGATATCTTAAGACGTGATCAGAAAATTAGGCTTGAATATGAAGCGCTTAAGATTCAGTTATCACAATCTCATTTAACCAATCGTGAATTATATACAGATAAAAAAGGCGAGTTTATTAAGAAAATATTACGTGAAAATATAGCTATATAG
- a CDS encoding type II toxin-antitoxin system RelE/ParE family toxin, with protein MRVFKTRSFYRWAKEQKLKDEVLRKAVQEIEEGLYEANLGGCVYKKRISIGNRGKSSGSRTLVAFKLNNKAFFIYGFAKNKRSNITLKEELALKMLAKLYFTYDERQIDRAIKVGELIEVLL; from the coding sequence ATGCGAGTTTTTAAAACCCGATCATTTTATCGATGGGCAAAAGAGCAAAAATTGAAAGATGAGGTTTTAAGAAAAGCTGTTCAGGAAATAGAAGAGGGACTCTATGAGGCTAATTTGGGTGGTTGTGTCTATAAAAAAAGGATATCTATTGGAAACCGTGGAAAAAGCAGTGGATCACGCACTCTAGTTGCTTTTAAACTAAATAATAAAGCTTTTTTTATTTATGGATTTGCGAAAAATAAACGTTCCAATATTACACTCAAAGAAGAACTTGCTTTGAAAATGTTAGCCAAACTTTATTTTACTTACGATGAGAGACAAATAGATCGAGCAATAAAGGTAGGGGAACTTATTGAGGTTTTATTATGA
- a CDS encoding GNAT family N-acetyltransferase → MIIFKTKRLILKTWKEQDLDSMSAINQDPLVCEFLPKIGNRAATKTLIRRFMNHYKKYGFTAYAVELKSNGEFIGFVGLLVTSFEAHFTPAVEIAWRLDSKCLGKGYATEAAKAIIAFSFTTLKLEEVVSFTVENNIRSRRVMEKIGMHHNPHDDFDHPKLPKNSPLCRHVLYRLSRRE, encoded by the coding sequence ATGATTATCTTTAAAACAAAACGTTTAATACTTAAAACTTGGAAAGAACAAGATCTTGATTCAATGTCGGCAATTAATCAAGATCCTTTAGTCTGCGAATTTCTGCCTAAAATTGGAAATAGGGCAGCAACAAAAACCTTAATTCGCCGTTTTATGAATCACTATAAAAAATATGGTTTTACAGCATATGCTGTAGAATTAAAATCAAATGGTGAATTTATTGGCTTTGTAGGGTTGTTAGTTACTTCCTTTGAGGCACATTTCACGCCTGCTGTTGAAATTGCTTGGAGATTAGATTCTAAATGTTTGGGGAAGGGTTATGCTACCGAGGCCGCAAAAGCGATAATCGCTTTTTCTTTTACTACACTGAAGTTAGAAGAAGTTGTTTCATTTACCGTAGAAAATAATATAAGATCCCGTCGGGTAATGGAAAAAATTGGTATGCATCATAATCCACACGACGACTTTGATCACCCAAAGCTACCAAAAAACAGTCCTCTTTGTCGGCATGTTTTATATCGACTAAGCCGGAGAGAGTAA